One genomic segment of Bombina bombina isolate aBomBom1 chromosome 4, aBomBom1.pri, whole genome shotgun sequence includes these proteins:
- the PAQR8 gene encoding membrane progestin receptor beta, translating to MTTVILECFRTLSISAQQLRHLPKNIEGGFPKMPSTVKDLDVPHLFREPYIQTGYRPIEQNWKYYFFSLFQKHNESINVWTHFVVALAVLLRFKVFAEVESLSLDPVSLPLYIYVLSSLTYLTFSFLAHLLQSKSELAHYTFYFMDYVGVSTYQYGSALAHYYYSSNQAWYDTIWPFFLPGAAFLGWMSCLGCCFAKYRYKRPYPPMRKVCQIVPAGFAYILDISPIIHRITSCYMESCTDKAVWFHFLQIIFFVIGAYFFSCPVPEKYFPGTCDIIGHGHQIFHLFLGLCTLSQLEAMLIDYKTRQEHLTARHSPSDIYVACFSFVLLISCSTITAIYLRHRISKKLKDKEL from the coding sequence ATGACTACAGTAATTCTTGAATGTTTTAGGACATTGTCCATCAGTGCCCAACAACTGCGCCATCTCCCAAAGAACATAGAAGGTGGCTTTCCAAAGATGCCTTCTACCGTCAAGGATTTAGATGTTCCCCACCTATTCCGGGAGCCCTACATCCAAACAGGATATAGACCCATAGAGCAAAACTGGAAATACTATTTCTTCAGCCTTTTTCAAAAGCACAATGAATCTATTAATGTATGGACACATTTTGTTGTGGCATTAGCAGTGCTTCTTAGGTTCAAGGTTTTTGCAGAAGTTGAATCTCTTTCCTTGGACCCAGTAAGCTTGCCtttgtatatatatgtcttatcCTCATTGACTTATCTAACATTCAGCTTCCTCGCTCACCTCCTACAGTCCAAATCCGAGTTAGCACATTACACGTTCTACTTCATGGACTATGTTGGAGTTAGCACTTATCAATATGGGAGTGCCTTGGCACACTACTACTACAGTTCCAACCAAGCCTGGTATGACACAATCTGGCCATTCTTTCTACCAGGTGCAGCTTTCTTAGGATGGATGTCATGCCTtggttgctgctttgccaaatatcgCTACAAAAGACCATATCCTCCCATGAGAAAGGTGTGTCAGATTGTCCCAGCAGGATTTGCCTATATCTTAGACATAAGTCCTATTATTCACCGGATAACTTCATGTTACATGGAAAGTTGTACAGACAAGGCTGTCTGGTTCCATTTCTTACAAATAATTTTCTTTGTCATAGGAGCCTATTTTTTCTCCTGTCCTGTTCCAGAAAAATATTTCCCAGGTACATGTGATATTATTGGGCACGGCCACCAGATTTTCCACCTATTTTTGGGTTTATGTACACTCTCCCAGCTGGAGGCCATGCTTATTGATTACAAAACAAGACAGGAACATTTAACAGCAAGACACAGCCCATCAGACATTTACGTGGCATGTTTTTCTTTTGTCCTTCTTATATCTTGCAGTACTATAACTGCAATCTACCTTCGACACCGGATCTCAAAGAAATTGAAAGACAAAGAATTATAA